One Alkaliphilus sp. B6464 genomic window carries:
- a CDS encoding SoxR reducing system RseC family protein, with product MRQCGVVMSTDGDRAKVVMQRQSSCGDCKGCRLGSDDMSMEIEAINSINAKIGDRVEIDMEHQNVLAAAFIAYMIPLITLIAGVFIGSVLLDKIGLAQYKEVGSAIFGLVLTGISFAVIRLKESSIRANKNFVPIITEIADK from the coding sequence ATGAGACAATGTGGAGTTGTTATGTCTACCGATGGAGATAGAGCTAAGGTAGTAATGCAAAGACAATCTAGCTGTGGCGATTGTAAGGGTTGCAGGCTAGGTAGTGATGATATGAGTATGGAAATAGAGGCTATTAACTCTATTAATGCTAAAATTGGTGATCGTGTTGAAATAGATATGGAGCACCAAAATGTTTTAGCTGCTGCTTTTATTGCATATATGATTCCCTTGATTACTTTAATTGCAGGAGTATTTATTGGAAGTGTACTTTTAGATAAAATCGGATTAGCTCAGTATAAAGAAGTTGGATCAGCTATATTTGGGCTTGTATTGACTGGAATAAGCTTTGCTGTTATTAGATTAAAAGAGAGTTCAATTAGAGCGAATAAAAACTTTGTTCCAATTATTACAGAGATTGCAGATAAATAA
- the hisS gene encoding histidine--tRNA ligase, with protein sequence MLTKGPRGTKDVLPSEAYKWHYVEGVVKEVAKRFGFEEIRTPIFEHTELFERGVGDTTDVVEKEMYTFTDRGDRSITLKPEGTAPVARSFIENKLYADTQPTKLFYITPVFRYERPQAGRLREHHQFGVEVFGAASPSVDAEVINLAMAVYETFGIKKLELRINSIGCPKCRAEYHKVLKEYLQNKLDKLCTTCQGRFDRNPLRIIDCKSDTCQAELTEVPLMLDHICDECKDHFDTLKKYLEASGLNYIVDPRIVRGLDYYTKTAFEIITDEAGKKGTICGGGRYDKLVEDCGGPSTPGVGFGMGLERTILTLESQGIEIPKPEGLDVFIVTMGEGASYEGFKLLNQLRKAGLTADKDHLDRSVKAQFKYANKVLANYTIVIGDDELSKGIAKLKNMIDGEETEVNLIDVANILQQNLNRR encoded by the coding sequence TTGCTAACAAAAGGACCAAGGGGTACAAAGGATGTATTACCTAGTGAGGCCTATAAGTGGCATTATGTTGAAGGTGTAGTAAAGGAAGTAGCTAAGCGCTTTGGGTTTGAAGAGATAAGAACCCCTATCTTTGAGCATACAGAGCTTTTTGAACGTGGTGTAGGTGATACTACAGATGTTGTTGAAAAAGAAATGTATACATTTACTGATCGTGGAGACAGAAGCATTACATTAAAGCCAGAAGGTACAGCTCCAGTGGCGAGATCATTTATTGAAAATAAACTTTACGCAGATACTCAACCTACAAAACTATTTTATATTACACCAGTTTTTAGATATGAAAGACCTCAAGCAGGAAGGTTAAGAGAACATCATCAATTTGGTGTTGAGGTTTTTGGCGCAGCTAGCCCTTCTGTAGATGCAGAGGTTATTAACTTAGCTATGGCGGTTTATGAAACCTTCGGAATTAAAAAATTAGAGCTTAGAATAAACAGTATTGGCTGTCCAAAGTGTAGAGCTGAATATCATAAAGTACTTAAGGAATACTTACAAAATAAATTAGATAAGCTATGCACAACTTGCCAAGGAAGATTTGATCGAAATCCTCTTAGAATAATTGACTGTAAATCTGATACATGTCAAGCTGAGCTAACAGAAGTTCCACTTATGCTAGATCATATTTGTGATGAATGTAAGGATCATTTTGATACCTTAAAGAAATATTTAGAAGCATCTGGACTTAATTATATAGTTGATCCAAGAATTGTTCGTGGATTAGATTACTATACCAAAACTGCATTTGAAATTATTACAGATGAAGCAGGTAAAAAAGGAACAATATGTGGCGGTGGAAGATATGACAAACTTGTAGAAGATTGTGGAGGTCCGAGTACGCCAGGTGTAGGCTTTGGAATGGGATTAGAAAGAACTATATTAACATTAGAAAGCCAAGGCATAGAAATTCCTAAACCAGAAGGATTAGATGTATTTATAGTAACAATGGGTGAGGGAGCATCCTATGAAGGATTCAAATTACTAAATCAACTTAGAAAAGCAGGTTTAACTGCAGATAAAGATCACTTAGATCGTAGTGTAAAGGCCCAATTTAAATATGCTAATAAGGTACTTGCAAATTACACAATTGTAATAGGTGATGATGAGCTATCTAAAGGAATAGCAAAGCTAAAAAATATGATTGATGGAGAAGAGACAGAAGTTAATTTAATTGATGTAGCTAATATACTTCAACAAAATTTAAATAGGAGGTAA
- a CDS encoding recombinase family protein, with the protein MTRATATRNVTTIPATISRFTSAPINEIRKRRTAAYARVSTDTEEQLTSYEAQVDYYTNYIKSRDDWEFIDIYTDEGISATNTKHREGFRRMIADALDGKIDLIITKSVSRFARNTVDSLTTVRQLKEKGIEIYFEKENIWTLDSKGELLITIMSSLAQEESRSISENVTWGQRKRFADGKVTVPFGKFLGYDKGEDGNLVINEKEAVVVKRIYGMFLQGMTPYGIAKQLTADGILTPGKKQKWSAGTVKSILANEKYKGDALLQKSYTVDFLSKKKKVNE; encoded by the coding sequence ATGACAAGGGCGACAGCAACTAGAAATGTAACTACTATACCAGCCACAATTAGTAGATTCACCTCTGCTCCCATTAATGAAATTAGGAAACGAAGAACTGCTGCTTATGCTCGTGTATCAACAGATACTGAAGAACAACTTACTAGTTATGAAGCACAGGTAGACTATTATACCAACTACATTAAAAGCCGAGACGACTGGGAGTTTATAGACATTTATACTGATGAAGGTATTTCTGCCACAAATACTAAACACCGTGAAGGTTTTAGACGCATGATTGCCGATGCCCTTGATGGAAAGATAGATTTAATCATTACCAAATCAGTAAGTAGATTTGCTAGAAACACTGTAGATAGCCTTACTACAGTTAGACAGCTTAAAGAGAAAGGAATTGAGATATATTTTGAAAAAGAAAATATCTGGACATTAGATTCTAAGGGTGAATTATTAATTACAATAATGTCCTCCCTTGCACAGGAAGAAAGCCGTAGCATTTCAGAGAATGTTACTTGGGGACAAAGGAAGCGTTTCGCCGATGGAAAAGTTACTGTTCCTTTTGGAAAATTCCTTGGATACGATAAAGGTGAAGATGGAAATCTTGTAATAAATGAAAAAGAAGCAGTTGTTGTAAAAAGAATATATGGAATGTTTCTTCAAGGTATGACCCCTTATGGGATTGCAAAACAGCTTACTGCTGATGGTATTCTTACTCCAGGTAAAAAACAAAAATGGAGTGCTGGTACAGTTAAGAGCATATTAGCAAATGAGAAATATAAAGGAGACGCTCTTCTACAAAAAAGCTATACTGTTGACTTCCTCTCCAAGAAAAAGAAAGTTAATGAATGA
- a CDS encoding recombinase family protein — MRKIKKIEAKLPTLPTRKKVAAYARISIEKGRTFHSMSAQISYYSSYIQKNKEWEYAGVYADEGVTGTTDNRAEFQRMINDCKEGKIDIILTKSISRFARNTVDLLETVRYFKELGIEVRFEKENINSLSDDVELMLTLLASFSQEESRSISENVKWAIRKGFQKGITNSFNIYGYHWDGKQFNIVPEEAEVIRLIYENFLNGYSAEHTEKQLKEMGIKSYTGIDFPASSIRAILRQERYTGNILLQKTYVENHITKRTKINRGELPMYYAENTHPSIIDQETFDKVQVELARRRELGVFANWSIKTTCFTSRIKCDNCGCSYRRSGKRQRKDSSEVYYIWTCRTKSEKGISECQSKDVPEKMLQKYSAEVLGLEEFDEEVFLEEIEKIVVKGQDELIFHFHDGQILTQKWKSTARTDCWSEERREAWGEYQTGNKHAVGHKGRWLKDDKGDSN; from the coding sequence ATGAGAAAAATAAAGAAAATTGAAGCAAAGCTACCTACTTTACCTACAAGAAAAAAGGTAGCAGCCTATGCCAGGATTTCAATAGAAAAAGGTCGTACCTTTCACTCCATGTCTGCTCAGATAAGTTATTATAGCTCCTACATCCAAAAAAATAAGGAATGGGAATATGCAGGGGTTTATGCAGATGAAGGAGTCACAGGTACAACAGACAATCGAGCTGAATTTCAAAGAATGATTAATGACTGCAAGGAAGGTAAAATAGATATTATTCTAACTAAATCTATATCAAGATTTGCTCGTAACACAGTAGACCTCCTTGAAACAGTAAGATACTTTAAGGAACTTGGAATTGAGGTCCGATTTGAGAAAGAAAATATTAATTCCTTAAGTGATGACGTAGAACTCATGCTTACTCTTCTAGCCTCTTTCTCCCAAGAAGAAAGCCGCTCCATTAGTGAGAATGTAAAGTGGGCAATTCGTAAGGGGTTTCAAAAAGGAATAACTAACTCTTTCAACATTTATGGATACCATTGGGATGGAAAACAGTTTAATATAGTTCCCGAAGAAGCTGAAGTTATAAGACTTATTTATGAGAACTTTCTTAATGGCTACTCCGCAGAACATACAGAAAAACAACTTAAGGAAATGGGAATTAAATCATATACAGGTATAGACTTTCCTGCTTCATCAATAAGAGCCATTTTAAGACAAGAAAGATATACGGGGAATATACTATTACAAAAAACCTATGTAGAAAATCATATTACTAAAAGGACTAAGATTAACCGTGGAGAGCTGCCAATGTATTATGCAGAGAATACTCACCCTTCCATTATAGACCAAGAAACTTTTGATAAGGTGCAAGTAGAACTTGCAAGGCGGAGAGAACTTGGGGTCTTTGCTAACTGGTCTATAAAGACCACCTGCTTTACCAGCAGAATTAAATGTGACAATTGTGGCTGTAGCTATAGGCGTAGTGGCAAAAGGCAAAGAAAAGACTCTTCTGAAGTCTACTACATTTGGACTTGTAGAACTAAAAGTGAAAAAGGCATATCTGAGTGCCAATCTAAAGATGTCCCAGAAAAAATGCTTCAAAAGTATAGTGCTGAAGTTCTTGGTTTAGAAGAATTTGACGAAGAGGTATTTCTTGAAGAAATAGAAAAGATAGTAGTTAAAGGACAAGATGAGCTAATATTTCATTTCCATGATGGACAGATATTGACTCAAAAATGGAAATCAACAGCAAGGACTGACTGCTGGTCAGAGGAAAGGCGTGAAGCTTGGGGTGAATACCAGACGGGTAATAAACATGCTGTTGGGCACAAAGGTAGGTGGCTAAAAGATGACAAGGGCGACAGCAACTAG
- the hemZ gene encoding coproporphyrinogen dehydrogenase HemZ, with the protein MIKVICIGHNYEYEIRELLKLFYKQSEIEISCVSFGEYVEEDFNRQIISKETLLTSMLVVKENKAIATSKLNGEEKIIEEQLDNKTELEIKKTIKRLIKKSLFKLLQKSKNIEVPWGILTGIRPTKIVHELLENGFSEENIMYTLINEYCIDTSKAKLLLDVAKTEYRYVYPIDESKISLYISIPFCPTRCLYCSFPSNPLNQSAHLVDSYVDALCREIEGVAKLIKEVGKKVQTIYVGGGTPTTLSVTQFTRIFDTIKASIDLDYLEEFTVEAGRPDTIDYDKLMYLKGADITRLSINPQTMNNCTLKEIGREHTVDELVKSYKMALEIGFENINMDIIIGLPGEDTKMVEHTMNEIKKLSPINLTVHTLAIKRASRLKDQEEEYSLAEQQEVMDMLEITQNYAEVMGLKPYYMYRQKHMVGNLENIGYSNPGYECIYNIQIMEEKQTILALGAGAVSKITFPSENRLERVPNIKNLEQYIERVDEMIERKRKFFIDNI; encoded by the coding sequence ATGATTAAAGTTATATGCATAGGACATAATTATGAATATGAAATAAGAGAATTACTAAAACTATTTTACAAGCAAAGTGAAATAGAAATTAGCTGTGTTAGCTTTGGAGAGTATGTTGAAGAAGATTTTAATAGACAAATTATTTCTAAAGAAACATTATTAACTAGTATGCTAGTTGTTAAAGAAAATAAAGCTATTGCTACTTCTAAGTTAAATGGTGAAGAGAAAATAATAGAAGAACAATTAGATAATAAGACTGAGTTAGAGATAAAGAAAACAATTAAGAGATTAATTAAAAAAAGCCTTTTTAAGCTCCTTCAAAAAAGTAAAAATATTGAGGTGCCTTGGGGTATTTTAACAGGAATTAGGCCTACTAAAATTGTTCATGAGCTATTAGAAAATGGTTTTAGTGAAGAAAATATTATGTATACTTTAATAAATGAATATTGTATAGATACTAGTAAAGCCAAACTATTGTTAGATGTAGCTAAAACAGAGTATAGATATGTATATCCTATTGATGAATCAAAAATTAGTTTATATATAAGCATACCTTTTTGTCCAACTAGATGTCTATACTGCTCGTTTCCTTCTAATCCATTAAATCAATCTGCACATTTAGTAGATAGTTATGTGGATGCCCTGTGCAGGGAGATAGAAGGTGTGGCAAAGCTAATTAAAGAAGTGGGGAAAAAGGTTCAAACAATTTATGTTGGTGGAGGAACACCAACTACTCTTTCGGTTACACAATTTACCCGTATATTCGATACAATTAAAGCTAGTATAGATTTGGACTATCTTGAAGAATTCACAGTAGAGGCTGGAAGGCCAGATACAATTGATTATGATAAGTTAATGTATCTAAAGGGAGCAGATATTACTAGATTAAGTATTAATCCACAAACTATGAACAATTGTACTTTAAAGGAAATAGGAAGAGAACATACCGTTGACGAGCTAGTTAAATCTTACAAAATGGCTTTGGAAATCGGGTTTGAAAATATTAATATGGATATTATAATTGGACTTCCAGGTGAAGATACAAAAATGGTAGAACACACTATGAATGAAATTAAAAAGCTCTCTCCCATTAATTTAACAGTGCATACATTAGCAATTAAAAGAGCTTCTAGATTGAAAGATCAAGAAGAAGAATATAGTCTTGCTGAGCAACAAGAAGTGATGGATATGCTCGAAATTACACAGAATTATGCTGAAGTTATGGGATTAAAACCATATTATATGTATAGACAAAAGCATATGGTAGGTAACCTTGAAAATATAGGATATTCAAACCCAGGTTATGAATGTATATATAACATTCAAATTATGGAGGAAAAGCAGACTATACTTGCATTGGGAGCAGGAGCTGTCTCTAAGATTACATTTCCTAGTGAAAATCGACTAGAAAGGGTACCAAATATTAAAAACTTAGAGCAATATATTGAACGCGTAGATGAAATGATCGAAAGAAAAAGAAAGTTTTTTATTGACAATATTTAG
- a CDS encoding SHOCT domain-containing protein produces the protein MDEKIFNNEKLYGITMAIAKAMLNKNLITYEEYKIIDKEMLKKYNPIFSTLIASIP, from the coding sequence ATGGATGAAAAGATATTCAATAATGAGAAACTTTATGGAATAACAATGGCTATTGCAAAAGCTATGCTGAATAAGAATCTTATCACCTATGAAGAGTACAAGATAATTGATAAAGAAATGCTTAAAAAATACAACCCAATATTTAGCACATTAATTGCCTCTATTCCTTGA
- the aspS gene encoding aspartate--tRNA ligase codes for MNLKRTHMCGTLNRENIGDVVTLSGWVQKRRDLGGLIFVDLRDRSGLMQIVFDNEVSEKAFKDAEKLGSEYVITIKGKIYERQSKNPNMPTGDIEVFAEEIEILNESQTPPIYIKDDDDVSENLRLKYRYLDLRKPTMQSNLILRHKVAQVVRNFLSNEGFLEMETPMLTKTTPEGARDYLVPSRVNPGKFFALPQSPQMFKQLLMVSGMERYFQIVKCFRDEDLRADRQPEFTQIDCEMSFVDVEDIIAINERLLQMVFKEVMNVDIQLPIPRMSYKEAMDRFGSDKPDIRFGFELVDLGEIVKNCGFKVFTSAIENGGAVKAINIKGHGDQFSRKDITKLEDYVKTYGAKGLAWIKVTDEGVTSPIAKFFTDEEMQAVLKATDAAVGDLILFVADKMQVTYDALGHLRVEVAKILNLINKDEFKLLWVTEFPLFEYDEEEDRYAAKHHPFTSPMDEDIELMVSNPEMARAKAYDIVLNGYEIGGGSIRIHSSELQQKMFKALGFSEEEAWDKFGFLLEAFKYGTPPHGGIAFGLDRLVMILAKEDNIRQVIAFPKTQNATCPLTNAPTFADDKQLKELSIKVQIEE; via the coding sequence ATGAACTTAAAAAGAACCCATATGTGTGGAACTTTAAATAGAGAAAATATAGGTGATGTAGTAACATTATCAGGATGGGTACAAAAAAGAAGGGATCTAGGAGGTTTAATATTTGTTGATTTAAGAGATAGATCTGGACTTATGCAAATTGTATTTGATAATGAAGTATCTGAGAAGGCTTTTAAAGATGCTGAAAAATTAGGTTCAGAATATGTAATTACTATAAAAGGAAAGATTTATGAAAGACAATCTAAAAATCCAAATATGCCAACGGGTGATATCGAAGTCTTTGCAGAAGAAATAGAAATTTTAAACGAATCCCAAACACCACCTATTTACATTAAAGATGATGATGATGTTTCAGAGAATCTTAGACTTAAATATAGATATTTAGATTTAAGAAAACCTACAATGCAAAGTAATTTAATACTAAGACATAAGGTAGCCCAAGTTGTAAGAAACTTTTTAAGCAATGAAGGATTTTTAGAAATGGAAACTCCTATGCTTACAAAGACAACTCCAGAAGGGGCAAGAGATTATTTGGTACCAAGTAGAGTAAACCCAGGTAAGTTTTTTGCTTTACCTCAGTCTCCACAAATGTTTAAACAACTTTTAATGGTATCAGGCATGGAAAGATATTTTCAAATTGTAAAATGTTTTAGAGATGAGGATTTAAGAGCAGATAGACAACCTGAGTTTACTCAAATAGACTGCGAAATGTCATTTGTTGATGTAGAAGATATAATAGCAATTAATGAGAGATTGTTGCAAATGGTATTTAAAGAAGTAATGAATGTAGATATACAATTACCTATTCCTAGAATGAGCTATAAAGAGGCAATGGATCGTTTTGGATCTGACAAACCAGATATTAGATTTGGCTTTGAACTAGTTGATTTAGGTGAAATAGTGAAAAACTGTGGATTTAAAGTATTTACATCTGCTATTGAAAATGGTGGAGCTGTTAAGGCAATCAACATTAAGGGACATGGAGATCAGTTTAGTAGAAAAGATATTACAAAGTTAGAGGACTATGTAAAGACTTATGGTGCTAAAGGATTAGCTTGGATTAAAGTAACAGATGAAGGAGTTACTTCACCAATAGCTAAGTTCTTTACAGATGAAGAAATGCAAGCAGTATTGAAGGCTACAGATGCAGCAGTAGGAGATTTAATATTATTTGTTGCTGATAAAATGCAAGTAACATATGATGCTCTAGGACATTTAAGGGTTGAAGTTGCTAAAATATTAAACTTAATTAACAAAGATGAATTTAAGTTACTTTGGGTTACAGAATTTCCACTATTTGAATACGATGAAGAAGAAGATCGTTATGCAGCTAAGCATCATCCATTTACTTCTCCTATGGATGAAGATATTGAGCTTATGGTATCAAATCCAGAAATGGCTAGAGCTAAGGCTTATGATATTGTATTAAATGGCTATGAAATTGGTGGAGGAAGTATAAGAATTCACTCATCAGAACTTCAACAAAAAATGTTCAAAGCTTTAGGTTTTAGCGAAGAAGAAGCTTGGGATAAGTTTGGTTTCCTTTTAGAAGCATTTAAATATGGAACACCACCTCATGGAGGTATTGCTTTTGGCTTAGATAGATTGGTAATGATTTTAGCAAAGGAAGATAATATTAGACAGGTAATAGCATTCCCTAAAACTCAAAATGCTACTTGTCCATTAACAAATGCACCAACCTTTGCAGATGATAAGCAGTTAAAAGAATTAAGTATAAAAGTTCAAATTGAAGAATAA
- a CDS encoding DUF2325 domain-containing protein, whose protein sequence is MKALLVGADRLGNIPDTLQSFGIKDFIHWDGRKKGMRKLEIPGEVDMVIVFYDFIEHNITEIVKEKAKQSQIPCVFSRRACSDLAKRLNNCKNCNLCTAKAN, encoded by the coding sequence ATGAAAGCTTTATTAGTAGGAGCGGATAGATTAGGTAATATTCCAGATACATTACAAAGCTTTGGTATAAAGGATTTCATACATTGGGATGGACGTAAAAAAGGCATGAGAAAGCTAGAAATTCCAGGGGAAGTTGATATGGTAATAGTGTTTTATGACTTTATAGAACACAATATAACAGAAATAGTTAAGGAAAAAGCAAAACAAAGTCAAATACCTTGTGTGTTTTCTAGAAGGGCCTGTAGTGACTTGGCAAAAAGATTGAATAATTGTAAGAATTGTAACTTGTGTACTGCAAAAGCTAATTAA
- a CDS encoding tRNA threonylcarbamoyladenosine dehydratase codes for MALHSFSRTELLIGTDGLEKLKNSKVAVFGIGGVGTFAVEALARSGVGKFVLVDHDDICLTNINRQIHALRSTVGKAKVEVMKERILDINPKAEVTVYRELYNSESAEKLIADDYDYVVDAIDMVTSKLDLIERCKKRGISIISCMGAANKLDPTRLEVSDIYKTSICPLAKVMRKELRKRGIKDLKVIYSKEEPITPLEIEGNSCKTNCICTNKETATCTARRQIPGSVSFVPSVAGLIIASQIVKDIIK; via the coding sequence ATGGCGCTACATTCTTTTTCTAGAACAGAATTGTTAATTGGAACTGATGGACTTGAAAAGCTTAAAAATAGTAAAGTAGCTGTATTTGGTATAGGAGGAGTAGGGACATTTGCTGTAGAAGCCCTAGCAAGAAGTGGTGTAGGTAAATTTGTTTTAGTTGATCACGATGATATATGTTTAACTAATATTAATAGACAAATCCACGCTCTTCGTAGCACTGTAGGTAAAGCAAAAGTAGAAGTTATGAAAGAGCGTATTTTAGATATTAACCCTAAAGCCGAAGTAACTGTATATAGAGAGCTTTATAATAGTGAAAGTGCAGAAAAATTAATAGCTGACGATTATGATTATGTTGTAGATGCAATCGATATGGTTACATCAAAATTAGATTTAATTGAAAGATGTAAAAAAAGAGGTATTTCTATTATTAGCTGTATGGGTGCTGCTAATAAGCTGGACCCTACTAGATTAGAGGTATCTGATATATATAAAACATCTATTTGTCCTTTAGCAAAAGTAATGCGCAAAGAGCTTAGAAAAAGAGGCATTAAAGACTTAAAAGTGATATACTCAAAAGAAGAGCCTATAACACCATTAGAAATAGAAGGTAATAGCTGTAAAACTAATTGCATATGTACTAATAAAGAAACGGCTACATGTACTGCAAGAAGGCAAATTCCTGGTAGTGTGTCTTTCGTACCTTCTGTTGCTGGATTAATTATAGCTTCACAAATAGTTAAAGATATTATTAAATAG
- a CDS encoding N-6 DNA methylase codes for MKDANGDLYEYLLSKVATAGTNGQFRTPRHIIKMMVELMKPTPTDIIIDIILQRLIQFNYPKSCYV; via the coding sequence ATTAAAGATGCTAATGGGGATTTATATGAATATTTACTTTCAAAGGTAGCTACAGCCGGAACAAATGGACAGTTTAGAACCCCAAGACACATTATTAAAATGATGGTAGAGCTTATGAAGCCTACACCTACTGATATTATTATAGATATAATCTTGCAGAGATTGATACAATTTAATTATCCTAAAAGCTGCTATGTTTAG
- a CDS encoding caspase family protein, translating into MNSAKKGLALVISNANYQTQPKLLSCKKDGIDMVNMLQYLNFDVLSATDTTREMLFNSLGEFLEIADLYSVLLVYYAGHGVQIDGENYFVPIDCGYNASKAIFIGNSLVNVNVVTEYMNSHPEKTNIIIMDACRTAPNFSRDLIGTGLAEIRAGSGTIVAFATSPNEAAYGAVDENGNGYYTKCLLNHIARPNIKIEDMFKEVRKNVIEMSDNTQIPWESTSLNSDFYFNTMTQDEIYEKIYQGMRNQYGANMLIALSKTYNYSISDIMRIYEKQKSEKPGGIYINSKKDFEHYILERILDLGFRYENYRWVYGKKPVFMGEFFHDPYKNMNSNMV; encoded by the coding sequence ATGAATAGTGCGAAGAAAGGTTTAGCTTTAGTAATATCAAATGCAAATTATCAAACTCAGCCTAAACTATTGTCCTGTAAAAAGGATGGAATAGATATGGTAAATATGTTACAGTATTTAAATTTTGATGTGTTATCAGCTACTGATACCACAAGGGAAATGCTTTTTAATAGCCTTGGAGAGTTTTTGGAAATTGCAGATCTATATTCTGTTCTTTTGGTCTACTACGCTGGGCATGGTGTTCAGATAGACGGAGAGAACTATTTTGTACCGATTGACTGTGGATACAATGCATCTAAAGCAATATTTATTGGAAATTCCTTAGTTAATGTAAATGTTGTTACAGAGTATATGAATTCTCATCCTGAAAAAACAAACATCATTATTATGGATGCATGTAGAACAGCTCCGAACTTTTCACGTGATTTAATAGGAACTGGATTAGCAGAAATACGAGCAGGGAGTGGTACCATTGTTGCGTTTGCAACATCGCCAAATGAAGCGGCATATGGGGCAGTAGATGAAAATGGAAATGGATATTATACAAAATGCTTATTAAACCATATTGCTCGTCCCAATATTAAAATTGAAGACATGTTCAAAGAAGTTAGAAAAAATGTTATTGAAATGTCTGATAATACGCAGATACCTTGGGAGAGTACATCTCTCAATTCTGATTTTTATTTTAATACAATGACTCAAGATGAAATTTATGAAAAAATATATCAGGGTATGAGAAATCAATACGGAGCAAATATGCTAATTGCTTTAAGTAAAACTTATAATTACTCAATATCTGATATCATGCGAATATATGAAAAACAAAAAAGCGAAAAGCCGGGAGGAATTTATATAAATTCTAAAAAGGATTTTGAGCATTATATTTTAGAAAGAATTCTCGATTTAGGATTTAGATATGAAAATTACCGATGGGTATATGGTAAAAAGCCTGTTTTTATGGGAGAGTTTTTTCATGATCCCTATAAAAATATGAATTCGAATATGGTATAG